One window from the genome of Mycolicibacterium gadium encodes:
- a CDS encoding FmdB family zinc ribbon protein, whose amino-acid sequence MPTYSYACTECGNRFDEVQAFSDDALTTCPQCSGRLRKLFGNVGVVFKGSGFYRNDSRETAKSTSSSSSAPSSNGSSGGSESSSADKSTSKSSGDSSSSSSSSSSSSSAPAAAASS is encoded by the coding sequence GTGCCCACGTATTCCTATGCGTGCACCGAATGCGGCAATCGCTTCGATGAGGTGCAGGCCTTCAGCGACGATGCCCTGACCACCTGCCCCCAGTGCAGCGGCCGCCTGCGCAAGCTGTTCGGCAATGTGGGAGTGGTGTTCAAGGGCAGCGGCTTCTACCGCAACGACAGCCGCGAGACGGCCAAGAGCACGTCCTCGTCGTCTTCGGCGCCGTCCTCGAACGGTTCGTCCGGTGGTTCGGAGTCCTCGTCAGCGGACAAGTCCACCTCGAAGTCGTCCGGCGACTCGAGCTCCAGCTCGTCGAGTTCCAGCTCCTCGAGTTCGGCACCCGCCGCGGCGGCGTCGAGCTAG
- the mscL gene encoding large-conductance mechanosensitive channel protein MscL gives MLKGFKEFLARGNIVDLSVAVVIGTAFTALVTKFTDSIIQPLINRIGAGGDSDYGILRISIGGDQTIDLNVLLSAAINFILVAAVVYFLVVLPYNRLRKKGEVEQAQDTELSLLTEIRNLLADTPGRGTDTAETTSNDKT, from the coding sequence ATGTTAAAGGGCTTCAAGGAGTTTCTCGCCCGAGGCAACATCGTCGACCTATCCGTCGCGGTGGTCATCGGCACCGCGTTCACGGCGCTGGTCACCAAGTTCACCGACAGCATCATCCAGCCACTCATCAACCGGATCGGCGCGGGCGGAGACTCCGACTACGGCATCCTGAGAATCAGCATCGGCGGTGACCAGACCATCGACCTGAACGTTCTGCTGTCGGCGGCCATCAACTTCATCCTCGTCGCTGCCGTCGTGTACTTCCTGGTCGTGTTGCCCTACAACAGGTTGCGGAAGAAGGGCGAAGTCGAACAGGCTCAGGACACCGAACTTTCGCTGCTCACCGAGATCCGCAACCTCTTGGCCGACACCCCCGGGCGCGGCACCGACACCGCAGAGACCACGAGCAACGACAAGACCTGA
- a CDS encoding SAF domain-containing protein: MGESLNPTALSRLVDRLRPDWSRTATARRVAAGALVILAAVAALRPDPAHERTDIVVAARDLAPGIELSADDVRVETRLATTVPDGSQTDLTVVVGATLAGPARRGEALTDVRLLGPRLAESAAGPNARIVPLHLDDTALLDLIRPGDVVDVLGAGADAGVGADAEPAVVATDAVVVLVSPKPTGAGGGGDRVVLVALPAHDANKAAGAALVQTVTLTFH, from the coding sequence ATGGGGGAATCACTCAATCCGACGGCGCTGAGCCGACTCGTCGATCGTCTGCGCCCCGACTGGTCACGCACCGCGACGGCCCGGCGCGTCGCCGCCGGCGCTCTCGTGATCCTGGCTGCCGTCGCGGCACTTCGGCCCGACCCGGCGCACGAGCGCACCGATATCGTCGTTGCCGCCCGGGATCTGGCGCCGGGCATCGAACTCAGCGCGGACGATGTCCGCGTCGAAACCCGTTTGGCGACAACGGTCCCCGATGGATCCCAGACGGATCTCACGGTCGTGGTCGGCGCGACGCTGGCCGGCCCGGCGCGCCGCGGCGAGGCGCTCACAGACGTGCGGTTGCTGGGACCGCGGCTGGCCGAATCGGCGGCGGGCCCCAATGCGCGCATCGTTCCGCTCCACCTTGACGACACAGCACTACTCGACCTGATCCGGCCGGGAGACGTGGTTGATGTACTCGGCGCCGGAGCCGATGCGGGCGTCGGCGCCGACGCCGAGCCTGCGGTCGTGGCGACCGACGCGGTCGTCGTCCTCGTATCCCCGAAACCGACCGGCGCGGGCGGCGGAGGTGATCGTGTGGTGCTTGTCGCCCTGCCGGCTCACGACGCGAACAAGGCTGCGGGCGCGGCGCTGGTTCAGACCGTCACGCTCACCTTCCACTGA
- a CDS encoding MspA family porin, with product MKVFSRVLMALVLAIAGAIASLFVSTGTSHAGLDNELSLVDGQDRTLTVQQWDTFLNGVFPLDRNRLTREWFHSGRAKYIVAGAGADEFEGTLELGYQIGFPWSLGVGINFSYTTPNVLLDQFSPADPTGPAFTTPNLFPGVSISADLGNGPGIQEVATFSVDVAGASGGVAVSNAHGTVTGAAGGVLLRPFARLISSSGDSVTTYGEPWNMN from the coding sequence ATGAAGGTATTCAGTCGGGTGCTGATGGCTTTGGTTTTGGCAATAGCCGGAGCCATCGCGTCTTTGTTCGTGAGCACTGGCACCTCTCACGCCGGGCTGGACAACGAGCTGAGCCTCGTTGACGGCCAAGACCGGACGCTGACCGTCCAGCAGTGGGACACCTTCCTCAACGGTGTGTTCCCGTTGGACCGCAACCGGCTGACCCGCGAGTGGTTCCACAGCGGTCGCGCGAAGTACATCGTCGCCGGCGCCGGAGCCGATGAGTTCGAGGGCACCTTGGAGCTGGGTTACCAGATCGGCTTCCCGTGGTCGCTGGGTGTGGGCATCAACTTCAGCTACACCACGCCCAACGTCCTGCTCGACCAGTTCTCGCCGGCGGACCCGACTGGCCCGGCGTTCACCACGCCGAACCTGTTCCCCGGTGTGTCGATCAGCGCCGACCTCGGCAACGGCCCCGGTATCCAGGAAGTCGCCACCTTCTCGGTGGATGTCGCCGGTGCGTCCGGTGGTGTGGCGGTGTCCAACGCGCACGGCACGGTGACCGGTGCTGCCGGTGGTGTGCTGCTGCGTCCGTTCGCTCGGCTCATCTCGTCGTCCGGTGACAGCGTCACCACCTACGGCGAGCCCTGGAACATGAACTAA